CAGGGGATGCTGGAAGGATACCAGTGGGAGTTCAGGGCACGGAACAAGGTGAGGGGGAAGACAGAATTTGTTCACATTTGGAAGCGGAAAATGGCATGGGAAACACTGGTGAAGAAGGATCTATTCAGCATGTTGACAGGAGTTTCTCTCTTGGGAGACACACAGTTGATGCACATGAGAATAGAGGAGAAGCAACACAAGGAATTGATTTAGTGAATCAATCAGCTGGTTTTtcaatggaggaggaggaggatgatgTGGAGGACAATAGAGGAAGGTTGGTGCAGCCTGTCGCAGGAGCTAGCTCTTCTAGAGGCCTTAAATACAACACAAGTGGGAGTAGAGGAGATCCAATTCCTCTTAGCTCTACAAAGTTAGTGGGTCGAGCATTTGAAGAGAATAAGAATGTGATATGGTCTCTGTTAATGGATGATAAATTCTCAACCATTGCCATTTATGGAATGGGGGGAGTTGGTAAAACGACAATGCTACAACATATTCATAACGAGCTTCTAGAAAGAAGAGACATTTCTTGTCGTGTTTACTGGGTGACCGTGTCTCGAGATTGCAGCATTAATAGATTGCAGAATCTTGTTGCTACATGCCTTGGTTTAAATCTTTCAGGAGAAGATGATAATCTGCGTAGAGCTGTCAAATTGTCAAAAGAACtagtgaagaaacaaaaatggattctcatcttagatgatttgtggaacTCTTTTGAGCTACACGTAGTGGGAATTCCTGTCAATTTGGAAGGATGCAAGTTGATTATGACAACTCGATTAGAAAAGGTTTGTAACCAGATGTATAGccaacacaaaatcaaattgaagcCACTTTGTGAGGGGGAAGCTTGGACTTTGTTCATGGAGAAACTTGGAGATGACAAAGCACTTTCTCCTGAAGTTGAGCAAATTGCGGTAGATGTTGCAAGggaatgtgctggtttgccaTTGGGAATTATTATAGTGGCAAGAAGCTTAAGGGGAGTGGATGACCTACATGAGTGGAGGAATACATTGAATAAATTGAGAGAATCAAAATTTAAGGACATGGAAGATGAGGTATTCCGGTTATTGAGGTTTAGTTATGATCAGTTAGATGATCTAGCACTACAACATTGTCTTTTATACTGTGCATTATTTCCTGAAgatcataaaattgaaagggatGAACTCATAAATTATTTGATCGATGAGGGaataatgaaaagaatgagGAGCAGTCAAGCAACATTTGACGAGGGCCACACAATACTCAATAAACTTGAAAATGTCTGCCTATTGGAAAGTGCTAAAATGTATGGTGGTAGTAGAtgtgtcaagatgcatgacttgattagggacaTGGCCATCCAAATACAGCAAGAGAACTCTCAAGTCATGGTTAAAGCAGGcgtgcaattaaaagaattgccGGATGCAGAGGAGTGGACAAATAATCTTGTGAGAGTTTCGCTAATGCGtaatcaaattgaagaaattcccTCGAGTCATTCACCAAGGTGTCCCAATCTGTCAACTCTATTTCTTTGTGAGAATGCAAGGTTGCAATTTATTCCAGATTCATTTTTTATGCAGTTACATGGGCTCAAGGTACTCAATCTGTCTTACACAGGAATTAAAAAATTGCCTGACTCTATCTCCGATTTGGCGACTCTCACTGCATTATTGCTCTGTGGTTGTCTTAAATTAAGGGATGTACCATCATTAAGAAAGCTCAGGGCACTAAAGAGGTTAGATCTCTTGAATACTAAACTTAGAAAGATGCCACAAGGAATAGAATGTTTATCCAACCTCGAGTATCTTAGACTCCATTTAATTGGTGAAAAGGAATTTTCCAGTGGGATATTACCTAAACTCTTACACTTGCAAGTGTTTGTATCTAGTGCTCAGATAATGgttaaaggaaaggaagtagGATGCTTAAGGAACTTGGAGACTTTGGAATGCCATTTTGAAGGTCACTCTGACTTTGTGGAGTTTCTTAGATATCAAACCAAATCACTAAGCAAATACAAAATCTTTGTAGGGCTTCTCGATGTTGACGTTCCTTATTTATCAATGTGGAGATTTTGCAGCAGAAGGAAAACCATTGTTTTGAGTAACTTGAGTATCGACGGAGATAGAGATTTTCAGGTCATGTTCCCAAATGACATTCAAGAACTGTCCATTATTAAGTGTACTGATGCAACAACTTTATTCGACATTTCATCGGTGATAATGTATGCAACTAAACTAGAGAAGCTCGAAAT
This genomic stretch from Populus alba chromosome 19, ASM523922v2, whole genome shotgun sequence harbors:
- the LOC118050655 gene encoding probable disease resistance protein At4g27220, with the translated sequence MVRSTDPFWNDVEDMSNGGMKCKFCGHLFSQNTSISRIKWHLSGVKRHGVKICENVPEEVQDAARAAIDGPPEKRNKNEAGSSNNEAALSPGELACWIDDITDKEIELMLGCSSLEELLHDALETVPRTEMVQHLERGSSHERTSINQAGEPQGDSSEPAVNNDVMKNEVQNMVTARTAHDSLAGDAGRIPVGVQGTEQGEGEDRICSHLEAENGMGNTGEEGSIQHVDRSFSLGRHTVDAHENRGEATQGIDLVNQSAGFSMEEEEDDVEDNRGRLVQPVAGASSSRGLKYNTSGSRGDPIPLSSTKLVGRAFEENKNVIWSLLMDDKFSTIAIYGMGGVGKTTMLQHIHNELLERRDISCRVYWVTVSRDCSINRLQNLVATCLGLNLSGEDDNLRRAVKLSKELVKKQKWILILDDLWNSFELHVVGIPVNLEGCKLIMTTRLEKVCNQMYSQHKIKLKPLCEGEAWTLFMEKLGDDKALSPEVEQIAVDVARECAGLPLGIIIVARSLRGVDDLHEWRNTLNKLRESKFKDMEDEVFRLLRFSYDQLDDLALQHCLLYCALFPEDHKIERDELINYLIDEGIMKRMRSSQATFDEGHTILNKLENVCLLESAKMYGGSRCVKMHDLIRDMAIQIQQENSQVMVKAGVQLKELPDAEEWTNNLVRVSLMRNQIEEIPSSHSPRCPNLSTLFLCENARLQFIPDSFFMQLHGLKVLNLSYTGIKKLPDSISDLATLTALLLCGCLKLRDVPSLRKLRALKRLDLLNTKLRKMPQGIECLSNLEYLRLHLIGEKEFSSGILPKLLHLQVFVSSAQIMVKGKEVGCLRNLETLECHFEGHSDFVEFLRYQTKSLSKYKIFVGLLDVDVPYLSMWRFCSRRKTIVLSNLSIDGDRDFQVMFPNDIQELSIIKCTDATTLFDISSVIMYATKLEKLEIRKCSNMESLVLSSRFCSAPLPLPSSNGIFSGLKEFYFCKCKNMKKLLPLVLLLNLKNLEHLEVGECEKMEEIIGTTDEEISSSSSNPITEFILPKLRILRLIYLPELKSFCGARVICDSLEEIEVDTCEKLKRIPICFPLLENGQPSPPPSLRRIEIHPKEWWETVVEWEHPNAKDVLLSFVHFETVKMILNYR